Proteins found in one Plasmodium gaboni strain SY75 chromosome 13, whole genome shotgun sequence genomic segment:
- a CDS encoding CPW-WPC family protein (part of same gene as PGSY75_1338800B~gap found within coding sequence), which translates to MKYRFVFLLCLTTLKVIQKGSSSKWLNQEEEKKKTFSFSGNLKLDIKNDKEKKLYDLENNKNVDILNEGVSKIMQKEKELIESNKHVKDVVDEAGIAIKKKYKINELPPSGLTEDEEEEVKEDSAFLSDDLEEAAENFSLSGENNDQKNEQHESEMKDIRKYQAEIINSMNQNTIYKKFDTHEFEKMEQKMEDHKEICYPDYSIPCPLHFFRTNTGCVPLSSYEGPCNKIQNKLIYLYDEQKESWGEICEVSWPCMPLECPYGRDYNSVCPINWIDIGKGLCRNIYKNEKCAGDINYSKMNLEEKRNIEKKCGVIWKCKSIIYTTNFEDICPLNWEYIGNYKCKAPEDYKGPCPNISNLKKYNTQEKKENIENVCLVNWPYNIKVNEYQRDYNVDCP; encoded by the exons ATGAAATATcgttttgtttttcttcTTTGTCTGACTACTTTGAAGGTAATACAAAAGGGTTCTTCTTCTAAATGGTTAAATcaagaagaagaaaaaaaaaaaacattttctttttctgGGAATTTAAAATTGGATATCAAGAACGATAAGgaaaagaaattatatgatttagagaataataaaaatgtgGATATATTGAATGAAGGTGTATCCAAAATTATGCAGAAGGAGAAAGAATTAATAGAATCTAACAAGCACGTTAAAg ATGTTGTTGATGAAGCTGGAATTGcgattaaaaaaaaatataaaattaatgaaTTACCACCATCTGGTTTAACTGAA gatgaagaagaagaagTAAAAGAAGACAGTGCCTTTTTGTCTGACGATTTAGAAGAGGCTGCAGAAAATTTCTCTTTATCTGGAgaaaat aaTGACCAAAAAAATGAACAGCATGAAAGTGAAATGAAAGACATTAGAAAATATCAAGcagaaattataaattcGATGAACCAAAATAcaatatacaaaaaatttGATACTCACGAATTTGAAAAAATGGAGCAA aaaatGGAAGACCATAAAGAg ataTGCTATCCAGATTATTCTATACCTTGTCCCCTACACTTTTTCAGAACGAATACAGGCTGCGTTCCTCTTAGCTCTTATGAGGGACCATGCAATAAG ATACAAAACAAATTAATCTATTTATATGATGAACAAAAAGAAAGCTGGGGAGAAATATGCGAAGTAAGCTGGCCCTGTATGCCCTTGGAATGCCCATATGGCAGAGACTACAATTCTGTATGTCCTATAAACTGGATTGATATAGGTAAAGGGTTATGTcgaaatatatataagaatgAAAAATGTGCAGGCGATATAAACTATTCAAAAATGAATttagaagaaaaaagaaatatagAAAAGAAATGTGGAGTTATATGGAAATGTAAatctattatatatacaacaAATTTTGAAGACATATGTCCATTGAACTGGGAATATATTGGTAACTATAAATGTAAGGCACCAGAAGATTATAAAGGACCATGTCCAAATATCTctaatttaaaaaaatataatacacaagaaaaaaaagaaaatattgaaaatgTATGTCTTGTTAATTGGCCATATAATATCAAAGTTAATGAATATCAAAGAGATTACAATGTAGATTGTCCAA